GGACCAGCGCGACGAGCGCGATAAGGTTGACGTAACCGATCGATCCGGCGGGCAGGTTCGCCTCGCCCCAGCCCGCCGCCGCATAGCCGATCGTGCCGGGAATGGCGATGATGAAACCGATCGCCGCCGCCGTGCCGACCGCCTTGCGGATATCGAAGCCGAAGGCGGTCAGGATGGGCACGCTCAAGGTGCCGCCGCCGATCCCCATCATCGCCGAGAACAGGCCGACGAAGACGCCCACGGCCGACTTCACGCCGACATTCGGAAAATCCTCCGTCAGGGCGGAGTTGTCGGCGCGCACCACCATGTTGACGGCGACGAGCAGCGCAATGACGGCAAACACCGACGTCAGCACGAGCCCGTCGACCCGGCCGCCGATCGCCGTGCCGCAGACGACGCCGATGAAGATCGGCAGGCCCCACGACTTCAGCAGCGAGAAGTCGACCGCGCCGCGCTTGTAATGACTTCGCGCCGACGACAACGAGGTCAGGACAATCGTCGAGAGCGATGTGGCGACGGCGATCTTCATGCGCACCGCATCGTCGACGCCGACGCCGCCGAGGACGAAATAGAGCACCGGCACGATCACGATGCCGCCGCCGACACCGAGAAGCCCTGCGGCGAACCCGCCGACAACGCCGGCGAATACCATTGCCGCGATCCATATGCCGTAGTCGGCGAGAAATTCCTGCATCAGCCTTGTCCGTCGTTGCCGTGGGCGCTGCCGGCTCGCGGGATCGCGGCAAGCAGCTCGCGCGTGTAGGGGTGCCGGGGATTGGTGAAGATTTCCGCCGTCGGCCCGGTCTCGACGATCTTGCCCTGCCGCATCACGGCCAGCCGGTCGCAGATCTGTGCCGCGACGTGCAGGTCATGGGTGATGAACAGCATGGCAAGGTCGAGGCGCTTCCTCAGTTCCTCCAGGAGGTCGAGGACCTGGGCCTGGACCGTGACGTCGAGGGCGGAGACCGCTTCGTCGGCGACCAGCACGTCGGGTTCGAGCGCAAGCGCGCGGGCGATGCCGATGCGCTGGCGCTGGCCGCCGGAGAACTCGTGCGGCAGCCGGCCGGCCGCCTTCGGATCGAGCCCGACCAGCACCAGAAGGTCGCGCGCGTCGCTCAGCGCCTTGGCGCGCGGCACGCCGTTCGACATCGGTCCGTCGGCGATGCTCAGCCCGACCTTGCGGCGCGGATTGAGCGAGGCGAACGGGTCCTGGAACACCATCTGGATGCGGCTGCGCCGGCGCCGCAGCTCTTCGCCCTTCATGGCGCCGAAATCCTCGCCGCCGAGGCGGATCTGGCCGGAATCGGGCTCGTCGATACGGGTGACCAGCCGGGCCACGGTCGACTTGCCGGAGCCGGATTCGCCGACGAGGCCGAGCGTCTCGCCGCGGTGAATCTGGAAGCTGACATCGTCGACGGCGCACACGATGCGGCGGTCGCCGAACATCCCCGACTTGGTGCGATAGGACTTGTTGAGGCCGATGACCGAGCAGGCGATCGGGTGTGCGTCGACGTCCTCGCGCTTGGGCGGCACGCCCGTCGGTACGGCGGCAAGGAGCGCCCTGGTGTAGGGATGGCGCGGATTTTCCAGCACCTCCCGCGCCGTTCCGGATTCCACCACGTCGCCCTCCTGCAGCACCAGGACGCGGTCCGCGATGTCGGCGACAACGCCGAAATCATGGGTGATGAAGATCACGGAGGTGCCGCGCCGCTGCTGGATGTCGCGGATCAGCCGCAGGATCTGGGCCTGGGTCGTCACGTCGAGCGCGGTGGTCGGTTCGTCGGCGATCAGCAGCTTCGGCTCCAGGGCGAGTGCCATGGCGATCATCGCCCGTTGCCGCTGTCCGCCCGAAAGCTGATGCGGATAGGCGCGCACGATGCGTTCGGGATCGGGGAGCCGGACCTCCCGGGCAAGGTCCAGAACCTTGGCGTGGCGCTCGGCCCGGGTCAGCAAGCCGTGGGCCTCGAACACCTCGGCGATCTGGTCGCCGATGCGCATGGACGGGTTCAGGGCGGTCATCGGCTCCTGGAAGATCATGCCGATGGCGCGGCCGCGCATGTCGCGCATGGTCCTGGCATCGACCTTGAAGAGGTCGCGTCCGTCGAACAGCGCTTCGCCGCGCTCGACATGGATCACGGGGGGCAGCAGGCCCATCAGGGTCTGGGCGCACAGCGACTTTCCCGACCCCGACTCGCCGACAATGCACAGGATCTCGCCGGCCGGCAGATCGAAGCTGAGGTCGTTCAGCGCATAGGCGCGGTCGGCGCCGCCGGGCAGCCGGAGAGCCAGGTTCCGGACCGAGACCGTGGGCGGAGCGGTGGTGGCGGCGTCAGTGGTCATCGTCAATATCCCAGCGCGATGCCGTCCTTGCGATGGTCGGAGGCGCCCCACAGGACGCCGCGCTCGTGATCGATGCGGACCGCCTGACAGCCGCCGAGCGGCTCGTCGGCCCAGCGCGTCCTGTGGCCGCGGGCTTCCAGCTCCGCCCGCACCGTATCGTCGATGGTCGGCTCAAGCGAGATGGCGCCTTCGGTAAAGAAGCTGCGCGGCTGGTCGGAGGCCATCTGGATGTCGAAGCCGCGGTCGATCACCTCGGAGATGAAATGGGCGTGACCGGTCGCCTGGTACTGTCCGCCCATGACGCCGAAGGACAGCACCGGCTTGTCTTTCTTAAAGAGCATCGCCGGGATGATGGTGTGGAACGGCCGCTTCGACGGGCCGATCTCGTTCGGGTGGCCCGCCTCCAGCGAAAAGCCGCATCCGCGGTTCTGAAACAGAACGCCGGCCTTCGGCGCGTAGATGCCGCTGCCGAAGGCAAAGAAGACGGAGTTGATCAGCGAGATGACGTTGCCATCGCCGTCCGCCACGCTGACATAGACCGTGTCGCGGTGGACCGGCATGTCGAGGTCGGCGGGATCGGAGGCCCTGTCCATGGAGATGCGGTCGCGAAGCGCCGCGATGCGCGCCTCGTCAAGGAGGTCGCCGACCGTAACCGTCATGGCGTCCGGATCGGCGACAAAGGCATCGCGCTGCCGGTAGGCGGTCTTGGTCGCCTCGGCGAGGATGTGGATGCGGT
This DNA window, taken from Rhodobium gokarnense, encodes the following:
- a CDS encoding sulfite exporter TauE/SafE family protein, translating into MQEFLADYGIWIAAMVFAGVVGGFAAGLLGVGGGIVIVPVLYFVLGGVGVDDAVRMKIAVATSLSTIVLTSLSSARSHYKRGAVDFSLLKSWGLPIFIGVVCGTAIGGRVDGLVLTSVFAVIALLVAVNMVVRADNSALTEDFPNVGVKSAVGVFVGLFSAMMGIGGGTLSVPILTAFGFDIRKAVGTAAAIGFIIAIPGTIGYAAAGWGEANLPAGSIGYVNLIALVALVPLTMLIAPLGAKVAHAIPRRMLSYAFATFLGVTAIRMFVDIYGQIWAG
- a CDS encoding ABC transporter ATP-binding protein, giving the protein MTTDAATTAPPTVSVRNLALRLPGGADRAYALNDLSFDLPAGEILCIVGESGSGKSLCAQTLMGLLPPVIHVERGEALFDGRDLFKVDARTMRDMRGRAIGMIFQEPMTALNPSMRIGDQIAEVFEAHGLLTRAERHAKVLDLAREVRLPDPERIVRAYPHQLSGGQRQRAMIAMALALEPKLLIADEPTTALDVTTQAQILRLIRDIQQRRGTSVIFITHDFGVVADIADRVLVLQEGDVVESGTAREVLENPRHPYTRALLAAVPTGVPPKREDVDAHPIACSVIGLNKSYRTKSGMFGDRRIVCAVDDVSFQIHRGETLGLVGESGSGKSTVARLVTRIDEPDSGQIRLGGEDFGAMKGEELRRRRSRIQMVFQDPFASLNPRRKVGLSIADGPMSNGVPRAKALSDARDLLVLVGLDPKAAGRLPHEFSGGQRQRIGIARALALEPDVLVADEAVSALDVTVQAQVLDLLEELRKRLDLAMLFITHDLHVAAQICDRLAVMRQGKIVETGPTAEIFTNPRHPYTRELLAAIPRAGSAHGNDGQG